The Flavobacterium johnsoniae UW101 genomic interval AAACAATTATTTTTCTCATAATATATTGATTTTGTGTTTATGTAAATTTAATAAACTTATATATTGAGAGGTAAATAAAATTTTATTCAATAACCAGTTTTATATATTTATTTCCGTCTTCATCAATATCTTCGGCATTGTAAGCGCGTTTTCCAATAAGATTTTGAACGGCTTTTTGAGCATCTTCTAAATCACCGCCTAATTCAAGTGTTACAATTCTTGAAGTATTAAAAGCATCTTCGTCAACAAAATCTGAAACATGCAGATAGAATTCGTCCAGAATATCTTCTAGCGGATATTGAGAATCTTCATTTTCTTCTAACTCATATGTTACGGCAAAAACATATAAATCTCCATCTTGTTTGTCAAAATAGATTCCGTTTTCGATTAATTCATAATTAGGCGTATTGTATTTTGGTAATTCAATCTGGCTGATATTCTTCATAATAAGGTAAATATGATTTAAGAAGCTGGTTTTAAGATTATCAAGCGAATATAAAGAAATATTTAATTTCAATTTTATATTTTAGCAAAACAGAGATCAATAAAGCTTTCTGTTTTTTTAATTGAATTAAAACTATGCTTTTTCTCTTTTTAGGTGGAATTTTATTTGGTTTAATAATCGTGTTTAGAATTATTGAACCAACTTATTTACTGCTTTTTAATAAACCGTTGTTTATATTTTGGCATCCTATTTTGAATAAAATGAATGGCGCCGATAAAACAATTTTACGCCGAGAATTTCCATTTTACCTCAATCTTTCAGATAAAAAGAAAGGCTATTTTGAACATCGGGTGAAGTGTTTCATTGATAATTATAATTTTGACGGAAAAGATATTGAAGTTACACAGGAAATGAAACTCATCATTGCCGGAACTTATGTAATGCTGACTTTTGGAATGCGAACCTATCTCATTCACTTATTTGAGAATATTGTCATTTATCCTTCTGTATATTACTCAACCATTAATGATGCATATCATAAAGGAGAATATAATCCGAGAATGAAAACCATTGTTTTTTCATGGGAAGATTTCCTGAGCGGACATCAGACAAAAGATAATATTAATCTTGGACTTCATGAATTTACACATGTCCTGCATTTTCATTCCAGAAAAAGAGCAGATCCTAATGCGATAATATTCTATGATGAATTTACCGAAATAGAAAAGTATTTTGATAAGGAAGACTTAACAAATAGGCTTAAGGAAAAACAATATTTTAGAGATTATGCATATACGAACAAGTTTGAATTTCTTGCCGTAATTCTGGAGCATTTTTTTGAAACTCCGGAAATCTTTAAGAAAGAATTCCCGGAGCTGTTTGAAAATGTAAAAACCATGATTAATTTTAAAGAAGAGGTTTAAATTTTTAGTTTACCATGTCTAAAGTCAGAGAAGTATCGCTGCTTTATTACTAAATTGACTTAAACCTTTTTTACTGCAAAAGCAGTTCTGTAAAACTCATATCCTTTTTCAGCACGATCAGGAAGAAATTTTTGTCGGTATTCATCGGCTCCTAAATCTTCCAGAAGCTGAATATTAAACTGATTTAAATACTCTGGCAGCTCATTTGGCATAAAACCAAAAGTCCAGTGCTCTTCTAGTTTTTCCAGATCTTTTAAAAGTTTTTCTCCGCCTAAAAATAATTCAGGATTTTTGAGTATTTCTTTATGCACATAAGTAAATATGACATAACTGTTTTGGGTAAATTTAGAAATGAAAGAAAAGGTGCTTTTTACGGCTTCTTCGGTTAAATAATTGGTTACGCCTTCCCATATAACGGCTGTAGGTTTAGAAAAATCTAAGTTATTTTCCGCTGCCAGCTGGTCTAGGTTTTGCTTGTTAAAATCGATTTGAAGAAAAGTAACATTTTCAGGAATCCTGCCTATGCGTTTTTTATAAATTTCGGCTTTAAAATTTGACGTATTGGGGTGGTCAATTTCAATTACAGGAATTGATTTTAAAAAGTCAAGGCGCACCGCTCTGGTATCAAATCCGGCTCCTAAAATTATAACTTGCTCCACGCCGTTAGAAACTGCTGTTTTAAGCAGTTCGTCAATATATTTTGTTCTGGCAGTTCCAGAAGATAAAGCACCCGGAATTTTTTTATTAATTGTATGGTTGATGTATTTTGAGAAAACAGAATATTGAGACAAACGAACAGCGAGCCTTAATTTAGGATCTACAAAATGTATGGCATAAGGATCTAAAAATAATCTGTCCTTTTGATTGCGTTTAGTTTCCAACGCTCTAAAAAAAGCCATGTATTGAGCTGTTCTGCTGGTTTTTTGAGCTTTCATTATTTTCTAGAAAATAAATTTTCGACAACCCAAGCCGGACCAATCAATAAAAACTGAAGATCTTTTAAAAAAGACGGTTTTTTGCCTTCGATATTATGACCGTAAAACTGCCCAATCCAGGCAATTACAAAAACGCCGATCGAGAATGCCCATAAAGGAAAAATCTGCCCGATATAATAATTAACAACAAGACAAATTGCTGAAAACAGAGCAATTTTTACTGCCATTGCAATCGATAATCGGATATAGAAAATAAGCACAAAAAGCAAAACTATAAAAGCCCAGTTTTCGATAATTGGTGCATTTAGTTTTAAAGTATTGGCAATAATACCACTCGGAATACTCATTAGTAAACCTACTATAGAAAAGTAAATTGCCGGAACACAAATGTAATGTATCGCTTTGTTTTTTGGATTTTGATGACTTACGGCATACTCGGCAAACCATTGGTCTAATGTTCTCATTGTTTTGGTTTTATAAGGTTAGTTACCGTAAATCTAGTAAAATTTCTTTTAGCTTTTACCGTGCTGTATTTTCATTATTTCATTTACAATAGCAGTCGCTTTTTCAAATGTAATTCCGTTTTCCTGATCCAGAGTTAAAGGATGGTTTTCTTCAATCATTTTTATTTCAGGAATCAATCCCAGTTCTTGTTCTATGGCAATTGTTTTAAGAGAAATAGTTTTGCCGTATGTAGGAACATCAGTCTGCATCCAGCCAAAATACGGTTCTTGATTTATACGGTTTGGGTCTTCCCACAAATCCATTCTCAGGCAAAAGTTATCTTCGCTTATTGTGGTCCATACATTAAAAACCAAATCCTCATGATAATCAATTATCGGGATGGTTAATCTTCCGCGGTGAAAAAAATGTTCTTCATCTACATAACACCAGCTGCCGCCGTATTCAATTCGCTGTTCTCTTTCGTCGGGCGGAACAGCATAATAATAGGCAGGATATTCATTACCGAAACATAAAGGCATTTCGTCGAAAATTTCACCGCAGCAAGAACATGTGTAACCTGAATTTGTTTCGTTTGGAGAAGAATTGGATAGTTTCAAAAGATATTTTTTTGTGAGTTATAAATTTTAAAAAGTACAGAAGCTTTCGTTTTCTGTACTTTTTAATTAAAACGCTTTTTTAAAATTAAAATATATCGCTGGTATCAGTTACTAATTTTAGTTTTTTAAATCGGCTTTTATCGAAGTCTATTCGGCTGGCTTTAACCGCTATTGGAAAAAGGGTATCAGTATTTGAAACCATTTTGAGCTGTTTTTGCGCGTTAATAGAAAAATCGGCTTTACCGCTGGCAATTTCGTTTAAGCTGGCAGTTAAATTGGTATCTAAAGCAAAATCAGTTTCGATATCGACAATTACATTTTTTGCGAAAACAATACCGCTTATTACGAGAATATAATTTCTATTGGCATTTTTTAGAAGAGAAGGATTTGGATGCAGAAAATCAGCTCCATACATGTAATCTTCGAGGTTTCCAATTGCATATTCTCTGGTAACCGAATTGTCATAACTTATGGTTACTTTTTTTCCGGATTTAATTTTTGATGATAATTCAAAATTTCCAAGACCCAAAGTCTCCATGATCTGCTGAAGAAGTGTTATACCAATATTGAATCCGTAATCATCTTTGTGAGTGGAATTAATATTTAATGCCGGATTTTCAATTTCATTTAATACAATACTGCTTTTAAAAGCATGTTCAATATGGGCATAATAAAGCTGTGCTTCATCAAAAGGCTTTTTGAGCCATAATTGTAAGGGTTTGTGGTTTCTAACGGGGCCCTGAATTATATCATAGCCCTGGTCGCTTAAAAAATTGGTAAGTTTCATTTTTTGGGGTCTTTAAAGTTATCAGGCTCGTTGATTAGTAAGCCCGCTGCAGTTTTAAATAATTTAAAAACGGCAATTGTTCTTACAAAATTACGGATTGCTTATGAAGTTTCCTTCCAAAAAATGTATTATTATTGGTTCTTAAAAATCAATAAAAGAGGATTTATTTCTGGTTGTATTCAAAAACATTATCCCATAATTCATCAATTTTAATCAATGCTTCTTTTAGCGATACAACCTGCCATTTTCCGTCATTTTCAATTCCAAGACCAATACTTTTTAGTTTCATTAAGGCATCGTTTACGTCAAAATCCAATTCGGTTTTTAGGTTTAAAGCAAACCAGGATTCAATTTGAGAATCCAGTTCTTCGGCAGTCAGCGAAACCGGGCTTTCGTGTAAAAAGGTATAGGCTAAAATGGTTTCTTTTAATGCCTCTTCTTCAGATGAATTTAAAAGCGAATAAAAAGCACCGCTGTTGTTTCCTAAATTCTTAAAATACAAACTGTCTGAAAGTGTTTTAGAATATCTGATTTTTTTGTTTATGAAATTATTGTACTGACGGAAACAATACGCAGCCAGAATTCCCAAAGCAATTAATCCTTGATTTAAGGAGGTTTTACTGTTTAGTAAATCGATGGTCTCGCCAGTTTGGTAAGCTTCATACATATTTAGAAGAGCCGGAATTACTTTGGCGCTTAATAATGAAATACCACCAAAAACACCCGGAACCCAAAGCAGCATTTTGTCTTTAAAAGACATCTTTGGAACTGCATTTGGAAAAATGGTTTCAAGGTCGTTTTTAGGAACACGCTTAAAGATTTTTAATGCGATAGAACCTGGATCGATTGGCATTTTGCCTAATTTAACTTTTTTTGCTGCCAGATAATCGGCATCGCTGTAATTGAGGTAAATAAGAACCCGATCGTAATATTCGATTTCAACTTCTTTTTTCCAGAAAAAATATTTCTTAATTTTTTCTTTTGCTTTATGATGACCACGGGCATACAATTCGTAATCTTTAAAAGCATTAAAATCAATTGTGAGATTTAAACCAATCAAATCAGATTCCTGAAAGGCTTCTTTTAAAGTTTCTTCGCTGATTCGGTAATAATTGCCGCGTTCTAAAACAGTAAGCAGTGTGTTCTTGAAGATAGAAAAATCGCTTTTGTCAATAAAGCCTTCTCGCTCTCTTTCGCTTAAATCCGGATCATACAAAGCATAGTTCTGCTTTAAGTTTCGGTTTAGATTAAAAGATTCATAATGATAATAATGTTCGATAATTTCGAATAATTTTTTAAAATCATCAGCCTTTTGTTTGTCTTCGGCGAAAGCTGCAATTTGTTGTTCGAGTAAAAATTCCTTATTAAATGGAATATAATGTTCTCGTGTCATATCAATGTGGCATTAATTTGTTTTAGGCGTGGATGCCGCAAAGATATGCTTTTGTTTCAAGTTTTTTGAAGCTTTTAATGTTGTATAAAAACAAAAGCCGTAAGATGATTTTACGGCTTTGCTTTCCTAGGGACATACATTAAACAAGCCCGGATTAGCTGCCTGCCTAATTTTGTAATTAAGATTTAAGTCCTCTCATATAGCGTATTTAGAAAGATAGCGGATTTCTAAACACATTTTATGAATACTCCTGGCGAAAGAGCTTTTTGGACTATTATGATCCCTGGTAAATTGTATATTAAAGTTTATTTTGTTCGTCTCTTAATCTTTTGGCCTGACTTTCTCGTACTATTTTATATTCATTGTCAAGCCTTTTGTATTCTGCCTTAATAATGTCGCATATAATGCCTGTACGGTCGCCTCTAATGGATTTTCGAATATAATCGTAAGAATAACCGTGTTTTTCTTTAATAATCTTTAACACTTCTTGGTTGTAACTTGGCTGAGATTTTATATTTTTGTCCATTGCATTTTTTGTATTAAAAGTAAGACAAATATACGTAGGATATTTCTTATTCGCAAATAATTGTAAGATATTTTATAAAATAAAAGTAAACTATGGCGGAAAATACACTTAAAAGGATTAAACAGTATTTGGATTACAAAGGTATTAGAATTAGAGCTTTTGAAAGAGTGGTGGGAATGTCTAATGGTTCATTTGCCAGTCAGTTAAAGAATGACAAAACGATTGGTGTAGATAAATTAGAAAATATCTTACACCAGTATCCTGATATCAATTCAGAATGGCTTTTAAAAGGCAATGGCGATATGCTTTTGTATGATACTGTAAATGAAGGGCGGGCATTTTACAGAAAAACAGAAAAAACGCAAAGCCGTAATATTCCGGTTTATGATATAGAAACTACCGCAGAAATTGCTGATTTGCTTGGAGAAACGAATTCTCAAAAACCTATAAGTTTTTTAAATGTTCCCAGAATTTCTCAATATGACGGGGCTTTGTATTTATTAGACGATAGCATGTATCCGTTATTAAAAAGCGGCGACATTGTGGTCTACAAAAAAATAAATAATCTGGAAAATAATATTATCTGGGGCGAAATGTATTTAATATACGTAAGCAGTGATAATAATGAATTTTTCTTAATTAGGTATTTAAGACAATCTGAACGCGAAGGATATGCACAGTTTGCGGCTTATAATTCGCATTATCAAACGCAGGAATTTCCAATTAGCAGCATAAAAGCAATTGCATTAATAAAAGCATCGGTTAGGGTTAATTCTCTGTTTTAAATTTAGACAGAATTCAAAAAAAGAAAAGTGGGATTTCTAATCGTTACCAGCGATTTGAAATCCCACTTTCTTGTTCCAAAAAAAAAGTGACAAAATTTAACAAGCTTTCTTGCGAAAAACTATATTCTAAAATTAAAAAAATTATTGCATGCAATGATACGCCTAAATAATGTTTAGACACCGAGTATTTATACCTGTTTTTTGTATATTAAGGTATAAAAGACGCGAAGATTAATTAAGTTCAGATTTTTTTAATTCGATTACTCTTTCGATGTATTGTATGAGGTTTTCTCTTTCTAATGAAAATAAAGCTGTTTCTTCTTCAGTTTTTAGATACAAATCAGCAATACTTTCTGCATCCATGTTTTTGGTTTGATAATGGTGCAGGGCATATAATATAAGATTATCTACAAAAAGCTCTTTTTGACGTCCTTTTTCGAGAGTTTCAGGGTCAGCATTTTTAATTTTTTCTATTTCAGATTCGGGTAAATCTATTGTGAGGTAAGTCGTGTCTACAGGAACTTTTGAAAGTATTTCGGGAGTAGTTCTTCCCGAAGCATTGCAATAGGCACAAGGTGCGGGAACCCATTTTAATTGTTTATTTAAACGTCGAATATCCTCCCAGTCTACAAAACCTTTTCCGAGGCATCTGGGGCATTCTAAATCTGATTTTTTAAATAAATTAAAAAAGAACATTTTGCTGAAAATTTTGGTTAGTGGTTTGTGAGTGCGAAGATACTTAGTTTATGTAAGAAAATTATTTTATAGGTCTTATTTTTTAGGAAGAAAGATTTTTAACAAAAATCTGTACTTTCTTGAACTATATACTTTTCTGGTTTGGCTGTGTTTTTATTTCTTCAAACCAATAAATTTAAACATGGATATTCAATAACTATTCTGTAAAGAATATGCAAAGCATTTTACTGCTGATTGTTATAAATTTGAAAGAAGATTTTTATGATTTTAACTCGTAAACCAATTATGTGAAAATGGAAAATATACAGACAACCAAAACGCAGAATTTCTTTAGAATCCTATTGGGGCTTTTTATGATTACAGCAGCAATAGGACATTTTACTTTTCAAAGAGCCGATTTTCAGGCGCAGGTTCCAAATTGGGTGCCGCTCGATAAAGACCTTGTTGTAATTCTTTCCGGAGTTGTAGAAATAGCTTTGGGACTTAGTATGTTATTTTTAACACGATATAAAGTGTTTGTGGGCATTGCGCTGGCTGTGTTTTACATTTTAGTTTTTCCGGGAAATATCGCTCAATATTTAAACAAAACGCCCGCATTTGGACTCGATACAGATCAGGCGCGTTTAATAAGATTGTTTTTTCAGCCCGTTTTAATTTTTCTGACTTTGTGGTCTACTGGGGCGATTACGTATTTTAAAAGGAAATTCTGAAACTTAAATTTGTAAGAAAATATCTTATTTTTTTATTCTTTGTATAGCTTTAATTTTGTACGTTTGTCATCGACAAAACATTTTTTAGGATTATATACTGAGACTTTTCAAAGTTTTATATAATCGAAGCCCTCATTCACGTTGCTGGAGCTAGTGATAGCCCTAATCTCATTCCTAAGGAATGTTTTGTCACAACCGAAGATGAGGGTTTCGTGCGTTTTAATATTTTCAGAACATGACAAAAGAAAATCAAAAAACACACCGCGACGTAATGCGGTCAGTAGCCATTTTCGTCTCAAACTTAAGTTATGATGGCGATTTTCAAAAACACCCCATGTATTTGCAAGAAGTTTTCGAAGTCTTGCTCAATACCGAATTTGGGAACGATCTCATTTTAAGGCAAAAAATGCTAACCTGTCTTAAAACCAGCAGAGATTTGGTTAAAGTTTTATCTCAGTTTACAGATAAACAAATTCAAAAAGCCTGCGATAATGTAATAATGGTCAAAGCAATTTAGGTTTTGTTATTCTAAAAATTAAAAGCTCCGTTATTGCGGAGCTTTTTTTTGTTTTAGTTTGAAAGATTAGCTTTTTCTATTGCTGGCGTTCACGAGCGAGACGCTCGCGCTAGCGGGGAGATTAATTGCTTTAGGAGGAAGCGTTAAAAGAATTACAGTAGAAACTTTGTCCATGTTACATCTACTTCAGAAGGAAAATCTGCAAAGATTAGAGTTTTGCCTAATTTGTCATAGATAAATATACTTTTTCTATATTCACCTCTGAAAATATCTTTTTCTACAGCAATACAATAGTACCAAATAGAATTTATACCATTGTATGCTTTTGTTTCTGATCTTTCAATTCTTCTGATTAGATCTTTTGTATTATTATTTGCGTAATTTTTTAATATAATTTCGGAGTCAGTTATTGTTATTTTCGTTTCTTGCGTTTTGTCTACAATATTAGATTCTTTCTTTATAAAAGAATGTGATTTTAATTCTTGTCCATTGGCAAAATTAAAAAGGAATATTAAAAATAGGATATAGATTGTTTTCATTTTGATTTATTTTTTAATCTGAGCGTGTTTCTTGTCTAAACACATAAAAATACTTTGCGTTCATGAGCAAGACGTTAGCGCTAGTGGAGGAAAAATTAATTATCTTAAAAGGCGTAATTTAATTTTTTACTATTACATTTACTCTGTCACGTGCAATACATATATTATTTTTTACAGCAAAACAATCAACATAATGAGAGCCTAGGTAGGCTGTAGTTTCTACTTTTTGATATGTATTGTGATCAGTTATTTCACCTCGAGGTTCCGGAGAGTTATTGTCGTTTTTTACTTTCCATTTTAGTATTTCTGCATTTGTTGTATTTTGAATTACTTTAAATTCAATACTATTTTTATTATCAACAATACCATTTGCGAGTTTTAAGTTGGCCTTAAATTTTCGAAACCCATCAAATTTTTCAACAAATCCGTCTATATCCAGCTTTAAGGAACTATCAATAAGAATTGGGATCTTTTGATCAAAGAGATAAGTTTCAGTTTCGCTTTTCCTTTTGTAAAAGCCTGAATCAATTATAGATCTAATACACGGGTTTAAATCGATGTTTTCAAGTGCAATTAGAATTGCATCTATTGCTTCATTTATTATTTTATATTGATTTTCGCTTAGCTCTGATAAATATTCATCTATACATTTATTAGCATTAGCACGGTCTGGAATATTAGGTTGCTCAATATTTTTTTTAAGAGAAGTAAAAAAAGTGAAAATGCTTTCAAAGATGTCTTGATATGGGTTAATCAAATAATCTCTAGTTATTAGTTGCTCTAAATGGAAAGATTTTAATTTGAAATCATCGTTTTTTTCTTTACAGTTATGTTTCCATCCCTTTACAAATTTCACACTTTTTCTAAAATCTTCATTTATTTGATTCAATGAAGTAGCAACTTCTATGTATCCTAACGGATCAGTTTTTATCCAAATAATTTTAGAATTATTTAGTTGTTTAGTTCTGTAATATTCTTGTCTTTTTTGTCCACGATTCTGTTTAATTATTTCTGGTACATAAAACATGTCTTTTTTAAATTCATTTTGATCTTTTTTTAAGGCAGGAACTAAATCAACAGCAAATACTTCAATTTTATCATCTAAATATCTAAATGATATTGAATGAGTTTGTACAGTTATCTCAATGTTGTATTTTGTGGGATTTTTGTATTCTTTTTCGAATTTGTCAGCTAAATTATTTAAATCGCTAAATGGTTCAATATTACTTGATTGCCAATCGCCTAGAATATAGAGTATATCTAAATCGTGAAGTGGCCGTATAGCTGTGTATCTTGGATATGAGCCAATTTGAATACAATTATTTACTCCTAACAAATCATTGAAAGATTGATAGATTTTAGACACGAATTGAATATCACTCATTGTTGGAGATAGTTTTTCTCTCACGTAAGTTCTAATTAGGGAACTTATTTTATCTTTTTTCATAGCTACTTGTTGTTATCATTGAGGTAATAATGTCATTTAACAGCCTTCCTCGAAAATTAACTACTATTGAATTTCTGTTTTCATTTATTTCATCCATAACTTGTTGCTCTATTCGGCCATCTTTTTGCGGAGCATATATAATAAGAGAATCACTGTCTTTCTTGCACTTTAAAATTTCAGGAATTCTATCAGAAAACTCAATATAATTAACAAGCATCATTGTATGTCTTTCTCCTTTTTTCATTGCATTAATTGATATTCGCTCAATGTTTTTTTCTTTGAAGAGTCCTGAATCTAAGAGTAAATCTTTTAAATTGTCAAATTCTTGTTCAGCATAAATTGCAATTTTTTTATTTGACAAACCTTTGCCAAGTCTAATCCAAATGGGTATAATACCTGTGAAAATAATATATGTACTGTATAGAAATGCGAGGATTGCAATTAAAGTGCTTATTCCTCCGACTATTATAAAAAAAGGATGATCAAAAAACGCTGTAATTTTTTCCATATGTGTTAATTGTTGAATTATTTAATAAATTATTTGATTGAACAAAAAACAAATTTTATTATTTTATTATTTCCAATTTTACGGAAATCCATAATTCAACAAATTTATTTTCAAACAATTATACCAATAAATAAAAACTCCTCACCAAGTACTTCTACGCATTTTAGAAAAACATTAAAAACAAAAAAAGCCCAACTTAAAGAGTCGAGCTTTTCAAAAATTATCTAATTATCAAAATTGACAAATTATCTAATTGTCAGATTATCCAATAAAATTTGATATTTCCTTCCCACAGGAATAATTTCTCCATTTGACATGGTAAGATTTTTAAAAGTAACTGCCGAGATTTTGTTTGCGTTTACGATATAGGAACGATGCACTTGTACAAAACTTGTGCTGTCAATTTCTGAGGCAATGCTCGAAAGCGAACCGTAAATAATATGAGGTAAATTGTGTTTTGTGCTGTAAAGTTTCATGTAATTGCCCAGGCTTTCGATATAAATAATATCACAAAGAGGCATATCAATTGTTTGTCCGTTTAAGCGGTAAGAAAAAGTTTTTGAGTTTGTATTACTTTCTTTTTTTAAGCTGTTGCCAGAGAAATAGGTTTTGGCTTTTTCTATGGCTTTGGCAAATTTTTCGGGCGAAATGGGTTTTAGTAAATAATCGATCGCATCGTTTTGGTAAGCCGAAAGTGCAAAATCAGAATAAGCAGTGGTTACAATTGTAAGCGGTCGGTTGGGCTGCAGTTCCATTAATTCTACACCCGAAATTACAGGCATATTAATGTCCAGAAAAATAATGTCGTATTGGTTGGCGTTAAGCAGTTTTAGAGCTTCCATACCGCTAAAAGCGCTTCCGGAATGTTCCAGTTCGTTAAATTTTGAGATGTGCGAAATGAGCGCTTTGTGCGCCGGCGATTCGTCATCGACTATAAGACAGCGGTAGGTAAGTGCCATATACTTAATTTTACAACAAACATATTTTTCTCTTTTTTACAGCTCAAATTGTGTTTTAGGCCGTAAACTTCTAAACGTCTTTTTAGGTTTTCAATTCCAATTCCGGTGCTCGAAAGACGCGAACCCGAATCGAGATAATTGTTTTTTATCGTAAAAGACAAATTCTGGCATTTTACTTTTAAATCTAAAATAATAAACGGTTCGGCAGTTTCGGCAGAAAATTTAACCGCATTTTCTACCAAAGGTAAAAAGAATAAAGGCGGAATTTCGATTTCATCAAAAGCACCTTCAAAATTTTGGGTTACGTTTAAGCGTTCGTTTCTAAAGGTGTAATATTCAATGTATTTTTTTACGAAGGCAATTTCTTCTTCAACTAAAACATAATCTTTTTTTGTGGCTTCAATCTGGTAGCGCAGCATGTCTGAAAGATTCAGGATTCGGTCTGGAACTTTGTCTGGTTCAGAAAGAGATTCTCCGTAAAGATTATTCATGGCATTCAATAAAAAATGCGGATTCAATTGCTGTTTTAAAAACGAAAGTTCTGACTTGAAATTCATGATATCCTTATCAGCATCCATTATTTTTTTTGTGATAACAACATGCATAAAATAGAAAAACATTCCGTTGATAATAAGCGATAAAATCTGAAGTGTTTTAAAATTTCCAAGACCCACAAGCGGGAAAAACCAATTCATAAAAAAGTAAAAACAAGTCCAATACACCACAAGCAGCGTAAAGAAAAGCTTAGCTTTTTTTCTAAATAAAACTGGTTTGATAATGCAGATATTAAATATGGTAATCCAGAC includes:
- a CDS encoding nucleotide-binding domain-containing protein, with amino-acid sequence MKKDKISSLIRTYVREKLSPTMSDIQFVSKIYQSFNDLLGVNNCIQIGSYPRYTAIRPLHDLDILYILGDWQSSNIEPFSDLNNLADKFEKEYKNPTKYNIEITVQTHSISFRYLDDKIEVFAVDLVPALKKDQNEFKKDMFYVPEIIKQNRGQKRQEYYRTKQLNNSKIIWIKTDPLGYIEVATSLNQINEDFRKSVKFVKGWKHNCKEKNDDFKLKSFHLEQLITRDYLINPYQDIFESIFTFFTSLKKNIEQPNIPDRANANKCIDEYLSELSENQYKIINEAIDAILIALENIDLNPCIRSIIDSGFYKRKSETETYLFDQKIPILIDSSLKLDIDGFVEKFDGFRKFKANLKLANGIVDNKNSIEFKVIQNTTNAEILKWKVKNDNNSPEPRGEITDHNTYQKVETTAYLGSHYVDCFAVKNNICIARDRVNVIVKN
- a CDS encoding zinc-dependent peptidase, encoding MLFLFLGGILFGLIIVFRIIEPTYLLLFNKPLFIFWHPILNKMNGADKTILRREFPFYLNLSDKKKGYFEHRVKCFIDNYNFDGKDIEVTQEMKLIIAGTYVMLTFGMRTYLIHLFENIVIYPSVYYSTINDAYHKGEYNPRMKTIVFSWEDFLSGHQTKDNINLGLHEFTHVLHFHSRKRADPNAIIFYDEFTEIEKYFDKEDLTNRLKEKQYFRDYAYTNKFEFLAVILEHFFETPEIFKKEFPELFENVKTMINFKEEV
- a CDS encoding DoxX family protein: MENIQTTKTQNFFRILLGLFMITAAIGHFTFQRADFQAQVPNWVPLDKDLVVILSGVVEIALGLSMLFLTRYKVFVGIALAVFYILVFPGNIAQYLNKTPAFGLDTDQARLIRLFFQPVLIFLTLWSTGAITYFKRKF
- a CDS encoding class I SAM-dependent methyltransferase, producing MKAQKTSRTAQYMAFFRALETKRNQKDRLFLDPYAIHFVDPKLRLAVRLSQYSVFSKYINHTINKKIPGALSSGTARTKYIDELLKTAVSNGVEQVIILGAGFDTRAVRLDFLKSIPVIEIDHPNTSNFKAEIYKKRIGRIPENVTFLQIDFNKQNLDQLAAENNLDFSKPTAVIWEGVTNYLTEEAVKSTFSFISKFTQNSYVIFTYVHKEILKNPELFLGGEKLLKDLEKLEEHWTFGFMPNELPEYLNQFNIQLLEDLGADEYRQKFLPDRAEKGYEFYRTAFAVKKV
- a CDS encoding gasdermin; this translates as MKLTNFLSDQGYDIIQGPVRNHKPLQLWLKKPFDEAQLYYAHIEHAFKSSIVLNEIENPALNINSTHKDDYGFNIGITLLQQIMETLGLGNFELSSKIKSGKKVTISYDNSVTREYAIGNLEDYMYGADFLHPNPSLLKNANRNYILVISGIVFAKNVIVDIETDFALDTNLTASLNEIASGKADFSINAQKQLKMVSNTDTLFPIAVKASRIDFDKSRFKKLKLVTDTSDIF
- a CDS encoding DUF2199 domain-containing protein, giving the protein MKLSNSSPNETNSGYTCSCCGEIFDEMPLCFGNEYPAYYYAVPPDEREQRIEYGGSWCYVDEEHFFHRGRLTIPIIDYHEDLVFNVWTTISEDNFCLRMDLWEDPNRINQEPYFGWMQTDVPTYGKTISLKTIAIEQELGLIPEIKMIEENHPLTLDQENGITFEKATAIVNEIMKIQHGKS
- a CDS encoding Mpo1 family 2-hydroxy fatty acid dioxygenase, which translates into the protein MRTLDQWFAEYAVSHQNPKNKAIHYICVPAIYFSIVGLLMSIPSGIIANTLKLNAPIIENWAFIVLLFVLIFYIRLSIAMAVKIALFSAICLVVNYYIGQIFPLWAFSIGVFVIAWIGQFYGHNIEGKKPSFLKDLQFLLIGPAWVVENLFSRK
- a CDS encoding TMEM143 family protein; this translates as MTREHYIPFNKEFLLEQQIAAFAEDKQKADDFKKLFEIIEHYYHYESFNLNRNLKQNYALYDPDLSEREREGFIDKSDFSIFKNTLLTVLERGNYYRISEETLKEAFQESDLIGLNLTIDFNAFKDYELYARGHHKAKEKIKKYFFWKKEVEIEYYDRVLIYLNYSDADYLAAKKVKLGKMPIDPGSIALKIFKRVPKNDLETIFPNAVPKMSFKDKMLLWVPGVFGGISLLSAKVIPALLNMYEAYQTGETIDLLNSKTSLNQGLIALGILAAYCFRQYNNFINKKIRYSKTLSDSLYFKNLGNNSGAFYSLLNSSEEEALKETILAYTFLHESPVSLTAEELDSQIESWFALNLKTELDFDVNDALMKLKSIGLGIENDGKWQVVSLKEALIKIDELWDNVFEYNQK
- a CDS encoding S24 family peptidase, encoding MAENTLKRIKQYLDYKGIRIRAFERVVGMSNGSFASQLKNDKTIGVDKLENILHQYPDINSEWLLKGNGDMLLYDTVNEGRAFYRKTEKTQSRNIPVYDIETTAEIADLLGETNSQKPISFLNVPRISQYDGALYLLDDSMYPLLKSGDIVVYKKINNLENNIIWGEMYLIYVSSDNNEFFLIRYLRQSEREGYAQFAAYNSHYQTQEFPISSIKAIALIKASVRVNSLF